TAACCCCAAAAGTTTTAGGAGAGTAGATAATGTCTTTTAACATAGCATTAAGTGGTGTATCAGCCGCACAACGAGATCTAGATGTAACGGCAAACAACATTGCCAACGTGAATACCGTAGGTTTTAAAGAATCACGGGCGGAGTTTGGTGACGTTTACGCCGCATCTTTGCTGTCAGGTGGTCGAACTAAAGTCGGTGACGGGGTGTTAACTCAAGAAGTGGCGCAGCAGTTTTCACAAGGTAGCTTGCAATTTACCAATACAGCACTTGATTTAGCCATAACCGGCAATGGATTTTTTACCACTACGCCGGATATCACCTCTAGAGATTTTTCTTTTACCCGCGCAGGTCAGTTCAAACTCGATCAAGACAATTTTGTGGTCAACTCGAATGGCGATAACCTTATGGGTTTCCCCGTTAATTCAGATGGCACCTCCGCTTCGGTAGCACTTAGCACCACTGTACCGGTGCGAATTCCTGATTCTTCTGGTTCTCCACAAGCCACAACAGAAGTATCACCACGTTTCAATTTGCCCGCAGGAGATGATGCCGTTGATGTTACCTTATTCGACCCATCAGACCCGACAACCTATAATGCTGCGACGTCGATTACAGTTTATGATTCATTAGGTGACAGCCATGTTATGACCTACTACTTCATGAAAGACGTGTCAGCTACTAATGAATGGGTTGTGGCAACTTATGTTGATGATGTTGGACTTGATACTGCCGGTGATACACCAAATGTCGCCGGTGCCGATGCAAATAACATTGCCGGTGCGACCTCTTTAGGGGCGAATGCTGTGTCAGGATTCCGCATGCAGTTCAGCAGCGGTGGTGATTTTATTGGTATTCAAAATGGTGACGGTACGCCAGTTGCCACTGGGGATATTACCTCTGTTCAGTTAGGCAACCCACCGCTGACAAATGGTTCAGATATTACTCAGACTTTAAGAAGCAATTTCGTGCTGGACCCTTTAAGTGCCACTCCTGATGAGCCGACTCAATTTGCCTCTGCTTTTGAAGTTACCTCGCTGGAACAAGATGGTCTGCCGGTGGGTCGTTTAACTGGCATTGACATCGGTCCTGATGGTCTAGTTCGTGCCACCTTTTCTAACGGTACGTCTGAGCCTGTGGTGCGCGTAGCACTGGTTCGTTTCTCAAACGAACAAGGCCTAACTCAGCAAAGTAATACTCAGTGGAAAGAAAGTATTTTATCCGGTGAAGCCCTTGCTGGTGAAGCCACTACCGGAACCTTTGGGGATATCAATTCTTCGGCTCTAGAACAAGCTAACGTGAATCTAACCACCGAGCTAATTGATTTGATTATCGCCCAGCGTAACTTCCAAGCGAATTCACGGGCCCTTGAAGTGAATAATCAGTTGAATCAAACCATTCTAAATATCCGATAAGGAATAAAAGATAGAAAAAAGACCGCATTCGCGGTCTTTTTTTTTAAACATTCCACCAGCATTTGCAGATTTTATTAGCTTAATGGCATCTTTATTGCACATATTTAGTTAAGTCAAACACAGTCAATAAGTTGTCATGGATAAATTACTCTATATTGCAGCCAGCGGTGCTAAACAAGATCTTCTCGGCACAGCGGTACGCGCCAACAATTTAGCCAATGCTCAGACCACAGGCTTCAAAGCCATGTTGGAAAATGCCCGGGCGATGCCTGCCTATGGCGAAGGCATGGCGACTCGTGTGTTTTCGATGACTGAATCTCCCTCCAACAATTACGCCGGTGGCGCCATGATCCAGACAGGTCGTGAGCTCGATGCAGCTATTCAAGGAGAGGGTTGGTTCAGCGTGATTGATGCTCAAGGAAATGAAGCCTACACCCGAGCAGGTAGTTTGCAAATGGGCGCAGATGGTCGACTTGAAGATGCACATGGCAATACCATCGCAGGTGACGCAGGCGCTATATTTTTACCTATTCCGCTGTCTAATGTGAACATTGCTAACGACGGTACTATTTCCGTCAGGCCCCAAGGCGCGCCAGCAACCGTGCTGGAAGAAGTCGCCAGACTCAAATTTGTTAATCCCAACGTTCGAGATATGGAACGGGGTGAAGACGGTCTTTTCCGCCTAAAGAGTGGTCAAGAAGCGGCAGAAGATATCAATGTCAGAATACGGACAGGCATGCTTGAGGGCAGTAACGTCAATGCCATCGAAGAAATGGTCAACATGATCAGCTTGCAACGTCACTACGAGATGCAGGTCAAGATGATGAAAAAGGCCGATACCTTAGATATGCGCGGTAATCAATTACTCAGAATTATTTAATTACTATTGTTTAGAATTTATTAGCGGAGGTGAACTATGCACCCAGCATTATGGATAAGTAAAACCGGATTGGATGCGGCACAAACTGATGTTGCAGTAATTTCCAATAATTTGGCAAACGCCAGTACCGTGGGATTCAAAAAGGATCGTGCGATATTTGAAGATTTGCTATATCAGAATATTAATCAGCCTGGGGGGCGATCATCCGCTGACACCGAGCTGCCTTCTGGTTTGATGTTAGGTGCGGGTAGTAAAGTTGTTGCCACTCAAAAATCCCACACCCAAGGCAATATGTTAACTACAGATAACGCCTTGGATATGTCGATACAAGGCCAAGGTTTCTTTGAAATTTTGCAGCCGGATGGCTCTATTGCCTATACCCGTAATGGTCAATTTACCTTGAATGATCAAGGCCAGATTGTTACTCCAGGGGCGGGTTTCTTGCTTCAGCCTAACATTACCATTCCAGAAGATGCGCAGCAAATCACTATTTCTCAAGACGGCGAAGTGTCCGCATCTATTCGAGGCCAGGCTGATCCTGCAGTGCTTGGTCAGCTTAGTCTGTCTGATTTTATCAACCCTACAGGTTTGCAGCCGATTGGTCAGAACCTATATGTTGAAACCGCAGTAAGTGGCGCGCCATTGCAAGGTGTGCCGGGATTGGAGGGGATTGGTACCATAATTCAAGGTGCGCTAGAAACGTCCAATGTTAACGTCACCGAAGAATTGGTTAATTTGATCGAGAGCCAAAGATTGTACGAGATGAACTCGAAAGTTATTTCCTCTGTCGATCAGATGCTAGGTCAGGTCATTCAGCAACTCTAATGGGTAAAATGATGATGAAACTCGTTTACGTAACTATGTCTTGGGTTGTTCTGTTGTTGACAGGTTGTGCTTCAACAACGCCTTATAGTCCGTTGCCCAACGATCCGTTTTACGCGCCGGTAATCCCTGAATTGCCGCGGCAAAAAATTGCCGAAACCGGATCAATTTTTCAACCAGACATGGCTAACAGTATCTACTCAGACGTTAAAGCCCGTCGGGTTGGCGATATTATCACCGTGACCCTACAAGAAAATACCAGCGCCACCAAGTCTGCCGGTACGACTACCAGCAAAGATAGTAGCGTAAATGTCGATCCAGTTTTGGGATTAGGTGGTGAGGCGCTCAATCTTGGTGGTAAAAGTATTCAATTAGGACTTGGCGCGCAAAATGATTTTAGCGGCGATGCTCAAGCCAACCAAAGTAATAACCTAAGCGGTAATATCTCCGTCACCGTAATCCAAGTTCTGGCCAATCAAAACTTGGTAGTGCGTGGCGAAAAGTGGCTGACATTGAATAACGGCGACGAGTACCTTCGATTGACTGGCATTGTAAGACCGGCCGACATCAGTCCAACCAATGAAATCGTATCAACCAAAATTGCCAACGCTAGGATCCAATATAGTGGAACCGGTAGCTTTGCCAATGCACAGGAAAAAGGCTGGTTGACCAAATTCTTTTCTTCACAGTGGTGGCCTTTCTAATGAATTCCTTACGTGCTCTATCTGGAATCTGTTATGCGATGATTTTTTTCATGCTATGTCCTGCCGTATACGCGCAGAGGATCAAAGATTTAGCCAGTATCCAAGGCGTACGCTCTAACCAGCTAGTGGGTTATGGATTAGTGGTTGGTTTGCCTGGTACCGGTGAGCAGAGTCCTTTTACGGAACAAAGTTTTAGAACCATGTTGTCTAATTTTGGTATTAGTCTGTCGTCTAATCTGAAACCTAAAATTAAGAACGTAGCAGCTGTAGCGGTGCATGCGGAATTGCCTGCGTTTATCAAACCTGGTCAGACTATTGATATTACCGTGTCGTCTATAGGTGAAGCGGCGAGTTTGCGTGGTGGAACATTATTACAAACCTTTTTGAAAGGATTAGATGGCAACATATATGCTATTGCTCAAGGCAGTTTGGTAGTCAGTGGATTCGGTGCTGAAGGAGCGGATGGCTCGCGGATTGTTGCAAATACGCCAACAGTGGGGCGCATCCCTAATGGTGCTATGGTCGAACGTGCGGTGCCAAGTGGTTTGATGCAAAACGACTTCTTGACTCTAAACCTAAACTATCCTGATTTTTCTACGGCTAAAGCCTTGGCTGACACCATAAATATGCGTCTTGGTGCTGATCCGGCCAAGGGATTCGCCATAGCCACTCCAATTGATGCAGCGTCGGTTCGGGTGTCTGCACCTCGTGATGTGGGCCAACGGGTCGGTTTTGTCGCCACCTTAGAAAATTTTAGTTTCACTCCAGCCGATGCGCCGGCCAGAGTTATTATTAATAGTCGCACTGGCACTATTGTAATCGGCAAGGATGTACGTCTATTACCGGCTGCTATTACCCATGGTGGTTTAACAGTGACGATTTCTGAATACCAAACTGTGTCCCAACCTAATGCTCTTGCAGAGGGAGACACTGCGGTTACCAATCAATCTATCGTTGACGTTAGTTTAAATGATAGCCGTATGTTCAAGTTTGATCCTGGTGTGACCTTGGATCAATTAGTACGCGCGGTGAATGAAGTGGGCGCGGCACCCGGCGATCTTATGGCTATCCTTGAAGCCTTGCGTGAAGCAGGTGCGTTACAAGGTGAGCTCATTGTTATTTAACCAATTGGATAACTAAACAGATTATGGATTTGAACAATCACATCAATAGCCAAATAGATAT
Above is a window of Aliiglaciecola sp. LCG003 DNA encoding:
- the flgE gene encoding flagellar hook protein FlgE, whose translation is MSFNIALSGVSAAQRDLDVTANNIANVNTVGFKESRAEFGDVYAASLLSGGRTKVGDGVLTQEVAQQFSQGSLQFTNTALDLAITGNGFFTTTPDITSRDFSFTRAGQFKLDQDNFVVNSNGDNLMGFPVNSDGTSASVALSTTVPVRIPDSSGSPQATTEVSPRFNLPAGDDAVDVTLFDPSDPTTYNAATSITVYDSLGDSHVMTYYFMKDVSATNEWVVATYVDDVGLDTAGDTPNVAGADANNIAGATSLGANAVSGFRMQFSSGGDFIGIQNGDGTPVATGDITSVQLGNPPLTNGSDITQTLRSNFVLDPLSATPDEPTQFASAFEVTSLEQDGLPVGRLTGIDIGPDGLVRATFSNGTSEPVVRVALVRFSNEQGLTQQSNTQWKESILSGEALAGEATTGTFGDINSSALEQANVNLTTELIDLIIAQRNFQANSRALEVNNQLNQTILNIR
- a CDS encoding flagellar basal body rod protein FlgF; this translates as MDKLLYIAASGAKQDLLGTAVRANNLANAQTTGFKAMLENARAMPAYGEGMATRVFSMTESPSNNYAGGAMIQTGRELDAAIQGEGWFSVIDAQGNEAYTRAGSLQMGADGRLEDAHGNTIAGDAGAIFLPIPLSNVNIANDGTISVRPQGAPATVLEEVARLKFVNPNVRDMERGEDGLFRLKSGQEAAEDINVRIRTGMLEGSNVNAIEEMVNMISLQRHYEMQVKMMKKADTLDMRGNQLLRII
- the flgG gene encoding flagellar basal-body rod protein FlgG, producing MHPALWISKTGLDAAQTDVAVISNNLANASTVGFKKDRAIFEDLLYQNINQPGGRSSADTELPSGLMLGAGSKVVATQKSHTQGNMLTTDNALDMSIQGQGFFEILQPDGSIAYTRNGQFTLNDQGQIVTPGAGFLLQPNITIPEDAQQITISQDGEVSASIRGQADPAVLGQLSLSDFINPTGLQPIGQNLYVETAVSGAPLQGVPGLEGIGTIIQGALETSNVNVTEELVNLIESQRLYEMNSKVISSVDQMLGQVIQQL
- the flgH gene encoding flagellar basal body L-ring protein FlgH → MKLVYVTMSWVVLLLTGCASTTPYSPLPNDPFYAPVIPELPRQKIAETGSIFQPDMANSIYSDVKARRVGDIITVTLQENTSATKSAGTTTSKDSSVNVDPVLGLGGEALNLGGKSIQLGLGAQNDFSGDAQANQSNNLSGNISVTVIQVLANQNLVVRGEKWLTLNNGDEYLRLTGIVRPADISPTNEIVSTKIANARIQYSGTGSFANAQEKGWLTKFFSSQWWPF
- a CDS encoding flagellar basal body P-ring protein FlgI codes for the protein MIFFMLCPAVYAQRIKDLASIQGVRSNQLVGYGLVVGLPGTGEQSPFTEQSFRTMLSNFGISLSSNLKPKIKNVAAVAVHAELPAFIKPGQTIDITVSSIGEAASLRGGTLLQTFLKGLDGNIYAIAQGSLVVSGFGAEGADGSRIVANTPTVGRIPNGAMVERAVPSGLMQNDFLTLNLNYPDFSTAKALADTINMRLGADPAKGFAIATPIDAASVRVSAPRDVGQRVGFVATLENFSFTPADAPARVIINSRTGTIVIGKDVRLLPAAITHGGLTVTISEYQTVSQPNALAEGDTAVTNQSIVDVSLNDSRMFKFDPGVTLDQLVRAVNEVGAAPGDLMAILEALREAGALQGELIVI